A DNA window from Streptomyces sp. CA-278952 contains the following coding sequences:
- a CDS encoding glycoside hydrolase domain-containing protein has protein sequence MADEMVIRAQRFINVTYGNGATLGIPKLEENGRTGWVVMYALTRALQYEMGISVLSNNFGPGTLSALQEKYGKLDETTIPSANFCRIIQSALYCKGYDGGDIDGKYNSRVKAAVAKLNDNMGVGVTYPGSVLWPKVVKGLFNMDAYVTVNNGSNTVRSIQQWLNGRYILRKDFYVIPCDGHHSRDVAKSMLFAVQYELGMADGVANGAFGPGTRAGLKNHTLSTGSSGVWVQLFTAAMVLNKRPVSFSSSFTSSLASNVSTFQAFMKLAANGQADFPTWASLLVSYGDQTRQGESCDGITKITPARAQTLKAAGYKYVGRYLYNPSTTSLPEKEIQPGELATIKEYGLRCFPIYQTWARSVDYYSVAQGVTDCLTAAFKAEEHGFKHGARIYFAVDYDAVDEDVTTYILPYFRSITEQMGKLGSPYKIGVYGPRNACSRISAEGHADASFVSNMSSGFSGNLGYAMPENWAFDQIVTKTIGSGDGQIEIDNNIASGRDTGQGDFHPSPAQKLDTGFHLSLWSALLKEVDDYMESIGKPGGTARIYTRQECLEGIMMHDATITSASRGYRMRKALIQTSAFWEYCHYSTLDVVQDAGVALYHSGVIPDWGQGLPGVVRLVDSSTGIAKISGRTCILARNNSIRAGLLDGETLNSAADNDRWAMWQKLNQDNVFNLSTVPHLHIWGADGKQGDAREETPIRRPALDYTDTETYEVLRRYQGWGTEAEAHALERMPLYAIFEKYNRIVREA, from the coding sequence ATGGCCGACGAAATGGTAATTCGCGCCCAGAGATTCATCAATGTCACCTACGGGAACGGGGCCACCCTCGGCATACCCAAGCTTGAGGAGAACGGGCGTACTGGCTGGGTCGTCATGTACGCCCTCACTCGTGCCCTGCAGTACGAGATGGGCATCAGCGTCCTATCGAACAACTTCGGGCCCGGTACCCTTTCGGCACTTCAGGAGAAATACGGTAAGCTCGACGAGACCACAATCCCGTCGGCTAACTTCTGCCGGATCATCCAGTCCGCCCTTTATTGCAAAGGCTACGACGGCGGCGACATCGACGGAAAATACAACTCCCGGGTCAAGGCCGCGGTTGCTAAGCTGAACGACAATATGGGCGTCGGCGTCACGTACCCCGGAAGTGTCCTGTGGCCGAAGGTGGTCAAGGGCCTGTTCAATATGGATGCCTATGTTACCGTCAACAACGGATCGAACACTGTTCGTTCCATCCAGCAGTGGCTGAACGGCCGCTACATCCTGCGCAAGGATTTCTACGTCATTCCCTGTGACGGCCACCACTCCCGCGACGTCGCCAAGTCGATGCTTTTCGCGGTCCAATACGAGCTGGGCATGGCCGACGGTGTCGCGAACGGGGCGTTCGGCCCCGGAACCAGGGCCGGCTTGAAGAACCACACCCTGTCGACCGGATCCTCCGGCGTGTGGGTGCAGCTGTTCACAGCGGCCATGGTGCTCAACAAGCGCCCGGTGTCCTTCTCGAGCTCGTTCACTTCCTCGCTGGCCAGCAACGTCAGCACCTTTCAGGCGTTCATGAAGCTGGCCGCCAATGGGCAGGCCGACTTCCCGACTTGGGCCTCCCTACTGGTCTCCTACGGGGACCAGACCCGTCAGGGCGAGTCGTGCGACGGCATCACGAAGATCACACCGGCCCGCGCGCAGACGTTGAAGGCAGCCGGTTACAAATACGTCGGCCGCTACCTGTACAACCCCTCGACGACCTCCCTCCCCGAGAAGGAAATCCAGCCGGGGGAGCTCGCGACCATCAAGGAGTACGGTCTCCGCTGCTTCCCGATCTACCAGACGTGGGCACGCTCGGTCGACTACTACAGCGTCGCGCAGGGGGTCACGGACTGTCTGACCGCCGCCTTCAAGGCGGAGGAGCACGGGTTCAAACACGGCGCGCGCATCTACTTCGCCGTCGACTACGACGCGGTGGACGAGGATGTGACAACGTACATTCTCCCGTACTTCAGGAGCATCACGGAGCAGATGGGCAAGCTGGGCAGCCCGTACAAGATCGGGGTCTACGGTCCGCGCAACGCGTGCTCCCGCATCTCCGCAGAGGGCCACGCGGACGCCAGTTTCGTATCGAACATGTCCTCCGGATTCTCCGGCAACCTCGGCTACGCCATGCCCGAGAACTGGGCCTTCGATCAGATCGTCACCAAGACGATCGGCTCGGGCGACGGCCAGATCGAGATCGACAACAACATCGCCTCCGGTCGCGACACCGGGCAGGGGGATTTCCACCCGTCTCCCGCACAGAAGCTGGACACCGGATTCCACCTGAGTCTCTGGTCGGCTCTGCTGAAAGAAGTCGACGACTACATGGAGTCGATCGGTAAGCCGGGCGGCACAGCACGCATCTACACCCGCCAGGAGTGCCTCGAAGGAATCATGATGCACGACGCCACGATCACGTCGGCGTCTCGCGGCTATCGCATGCGAAAGGCCCTCATCCAGACGTCGGCCTTCTGGGAGTACTGCCACTACAGCACTTTGGACGTGGTGCAGGACGCGGGCGTCGCGCTCTACCACTCCGGCGTCATACCGGATTGGGGACAGGGCCTGCCCGGCGTCGTCAGGTTGGTCGACAGCAGCACGGGAATCGCCAAGATCTCGGGCCGCACGTGCATCCTGGCGCGCAACAACTCGATCCGTGCGGGGCTCCTGGACGGAGAGACCCTTAACTCCGCTGCAGACAACGATCGTTGGGCCATGTGGCAGAAGCTCAATCAGGACAACGTGTTCAACCTGAGTACCGTGCCGCACCTGCACATATGGGGAGCTGACGGCAAGCAGGGCGACGCCAGGGAGGAGACCCCGATCCGGCGCCCGGCCCTCGACTACACCGACACGGAGACCTACGAGGTCCTCCGCCGGTACCAGGGGTGGGGCACGGAAGCGGAGGCACACGCGCTGGAGCGGATGCCGCTCTACGCCATCTTCGAAAAGTACAACCGCATCGTCCGTGAGGCCTGA
- a CDS encoding ABC transporter permease, with protein sequence MRRGPHRVRSVPTSRFSARDVLAESNAGILQRPTRSVLTSVGTVLGVGTFVAVLGLTATASSQIDDRFNALSATEVTIEDVAKEQDEFVNMAFPDDGERRVEGLNGVEHAGVYWPVQLKNGTSVTSAPVGGSPDGKDIEVTAASSGVLDAAGPYITQGRTFDAWHDATRQRVAVVGSGVASELGISTVETQPAVFIGNEAFTVIGVIGDVERKTDLLLSIIVPRSTAQHIWGTPKDGAKMLVSTRLGAANQVARESPTALDPAHPQYFKAVPPPDPKTLRGKVTGDLDQLFLLLAALCLFIGAVGIANTTLVAVLERTGEIGLRRALGARGRHITTQFLTESATLGALGGLVGTSLGTLTVVGVAIARDWTPVIHSMTVTTAPAIGLATGLLAGLYPAWRASRIAPVEALRR encoded by the coding sequence ATGCGTCGAGGTCCCCATCGCGTGCGGTCCGTGCCGACCTCGCGCTTCTCAGCGCGGGACGTGCTCGCCGAATCGAACGCGGGGATATTGCAGCGTCCCACACGCTCCGTGCTCACGTCAGTGGGAACGGTTCTGGGAGTGGGGACTTTCGTGGCCGTCCTGGGGTTGACAGCTACGGCATCCTCTCAGATCGACGATCGTTTCAACGCCCTGAGCGCGACCGAAGTAACCATTGAAGACGTCGCGAAGGAGCAGGACGAATTCGTAAATATGGCGTTCCCGGACGACGGCGAGCGGCGGGTGGAGGGCCTCAACGGTGTGGAACATGCCGGCGTTTATTGGCCTGTTCAGTTGAAGAACGGCACTTCGGTAACGTCTGCGCCTGTGGGTGGTTCGCCCGATGGAAAGGACATCGAGGTCACCGCGGCCTCTTCAGGGGTGCTGGACGCCGCTGGTCCGTACATTACCCAGGGCAGGACGTTTGATGCCTGGCACGACGCAACCCGGCAACGCGTAGCCGTTGTCGGGTCCGGGGTCGCCAGCGAACTCGGCATCTCTACGGTAGAGACTCAGCCGGCGGTCTTCATCGGAAATGAGGCGTTCACCGTCATCGGCGTGATCGGGGACGTGGAGCGCAAAACCGATCTCCTCCTGTCCATCATTGTCCCCCGCTCCACAGCACAGCACATCTGGGGTACTCCCAAGGACGGCGCCAAGATGCTGGTGTCCACGCGGCTGGGAGCCGCGAATCAGGTTGCGCGGGAATCCCCGACGGCACTGGATCCCGCTCACCCGCAGTACTTCAAGGCCGTACCCCCGCCGGACCCGAAGACCTTGCGGGGCAAGGTCACGGGCGACCTCGACCAGCTCTTCCTTCTCCTGGCGGCCCTCTGCCTCTTCATCGGGGCCGTCGGCATAGCCAACACCACACTCGTGGCGGTGCTGGAGCGCACGGGTGAGATCGGACTGCGGCGGGCGTTGGGAGCACGCGGTCGGCACATAACCACTCAGTTCCTCACGGAATCCGCGACGTTGGGCGCGCTGGGGGGCCTCGTCGGCACGTCCCTCGGAACGCTGACGGTTGTCGGGGTCGCTATCGCTCGCGACTGGACGCCCGTCATCCACTCCATGACGGTGACCACCGCCCCCGCCATCGGCCTGGCAACAGGTCTGCTGGCCGGCTTGTACCCGGCTTGGAGGGCCTCTCGCATTGCGCCTGTGGAGGCGCTACGCCGCTGA
- a CDS encoding alpha/beta fold hydrolase, with the protein MEGNFGLVLDDLAQDHTLVGPHYPGAGGSPAAVEPLDLDDLADRLVAAAVAAGQDSFAVLGESLGSAVAVRIATRHPDRVRALVLTVGFSVADPVLALAAQLIRSLASAGQWGDVARLALLSCMSPAELAELEPADLDAPAAQTLTAMPPGMLDHFDLISRVDVRADLAKVAAPTLVVAPTGDRLVLPACSYRLAVGIPGAQLIELPGAAHILNPADRATWLRHVRAFLAAVPAMSA; encoded by the coding sequence ATCGAGGGAAACTTCGGCCTCGTCCTCGACGATCTCGCCCAGGACCACACTCTCGTCGGCCCGCACTACCCCGGAGCGGGTGGCTCTCCCGCAGCCGTCGAACCACTGGACCTGGACGACCTCGCCGATCGCCTGGTCGCAGCCGCTGTCGCAGCCGGTCAGGACTCGTTCGCCGTCCTCGGAGAATCTCTCGGCAGCGCCGTGGCCGTCCGGATCGCCACACGGCACCCCGACCGTGTCCGGGCCCTCGTCCTCACAGTAGGTTTCTCTGTAGCCGATCCCGTACTGGCGCTCGCCGCGCAGCTGATCAGATCCTTGGCTTCCGCCGGCCAGTGGGGCGACGTGGCACGGCTCGCCCTCCTGTCCTGCATGTCCCCGGCGGAGCTGGCGGAGCTCGAACCGGCCGACCTCGACGCCCCAGCCGCTCAGACCCTGACCGCGATGCCGCCGGGCATGTTGGACCACTTCGACCTGATATCCCGCGTGGACGTCAGGGCCGACCTGGCGAAGGTGGCCGCGCCCACCCTGGTGGTAGCGCCCACCGGCGACCGGCTGGTGTTGCCCGCCTGCTCGTACCGCCTGGCGGTCGGCATCCCGGGCGCCCAGCTGATCGAACTGCCCGGCGCCGCCCACATCCTGAACCCGGCAGACCGAGCGACCTGGCTCCGCCACGTCCGCGCGTTCCTCGCCGCTGTCCCCGCCATGTCAGCCTGA